One region of Juglans regia cultivar Chandler chromosome 4, Walnut 2.0, whole genome shotgun sequence genomic DNA includes:
- the LOC108989978 gene encoding uncharacterized protein LOC108989978 isoform X1, with protein MCILCVIQKWSRRVAMMLPWLVIPLIGLWALSQLLPPAFRFEITSPRLACVFVLLITLFWYEILMPQLSAWRVRRSARLREKKRFEAIELQKLRKTATRRCRNCLNPYRDQNPGGGRFMCSYCGHNSKRPVLDLPLLPGVGNNGIIKDWVGKGGSLLNGKVWSENGWMCGQDWSENENWVGGSVLGNSSYWRKNGSDVFGGDEHCLAENSYSGVVICVCKRLTSFFLSIRWLWRKTFRISSSGEDSLTDAEHRAMMANKGENGLNYHESRGEKARRKAEEKRQARLEKELLEEEEQKQREEVARLVEERRRLRDEKMDADKDHGKTSPPVKEKDRKKEAEKKRQERRKDKDKGSSKSNSDAEELEKRAGKESEQKRELEKKSEIDRREHQRFGTDGIRGQSAETGHGMKNISANNFSRGNYGTRYLDHMRGTIFSSSRPFSGGNLFGKGINTPATISKENKSNSSVDHVHNFAHKKDLFSHEHVAGKLSTNGDDKTITRPVLSEPQPRVTPKKSWQQLFTRSSSVPLSNPNVISRPNTKFPGDVQSPQFCSQKSSTQSYNNPINFGLPSPFTLSTYPNGSTSSSLGFSPATEPIFPHFQEPSSEFIHEEPDLFEDPCYVPDPVSLLGPVSESLDNFQSDLGTGFATDMGLERPYSLKKLSASSDVKKPSPIEYPMPQEKHNTSTWFPSTHRTQDLHTLPVNDATSNEAGTWQMWNTSPLGQDGLGLVGGPVSWLLPPEQNKSKKEDFVHPSYKTTASLFSNEDHVLSGIHSPQNVFLGNGNAAPFNPVTGSSDNDPWLQKAFSPPLSGNENHFALKPPEESTQNEIIYRSPSSGSKHPFEVSPANCWSNRVDWTVQGSGEGAGNTSVARHPIGVYFPPKMYSHFGDSIENSERVGGT; from the exons ATGTGTATACTGTGTGTGATTCAGAAGTGGTCTCGCCGGGTCGCTATGATGCTACCTTGGTTAGTTATTCCACTCATAGGACTTTGGGCTCTCTCTCAGCTTTTACCGCCCGCATTTCGTTTTGAGATTACGTCGCCAAGGTTGGCCTGCGTGTTCGTGCTTTTGATTACTCTCTTTTGGTATGAGATTTTGATGCCTCAGCTGTCAGCCTGGCGGGTTCGCAGGAGTGCACGGCTCAGGGAGAAGAAGAGGTTTGAAGCAATAGAATTGCAGAAGCTTCGGAAAACCGCGACTAGGCGGTGCAGAAACTGCTTGAATCCCTATAGGGATCAGAATCCAGGTGGTGGCCGTTTTATGTGTTCATATTGTGGGCATAATTCGAAGCGGCCAGTTCTGGACTTGCCTCTACTGCCTGGTGTGGGAAATAACGGGATTATTAAGGATTGGGTTGGAAAAGGAGGGAGCTTATTGAATGGTAAGGTGTGGTCTGAAAATGGATGGATGTGTGGTCAGGATTGGTCGGAGAATGAAAATTGGGTCGGTGGGTCTGTTTTAGGAAACTCTAGTTATTGGAGGAAGAATGGGAGTGATGTTTTTGGAGGAGATGAACATTGTTTGGCAGAGAATTCTTACTCAGGAGTTGTTATTTGTGTGTGCAAGCGGCTGACATCTTTTTTCTTGAGCATTAGGTGGCTTTGGAGAAAGACTTTTAGGATTAGTTCATCTGGGGAAGATAGTTTGACTGATGCTGAGCATCGGGCTATGATGGCTAATAAGGGCGAGAATGGGTTGAACTATCATGAAAGTAGAGGAGAGAAAGCACGCAGAAAAGCTGAAGAGAAGAGACAGGCTAGGTTAGAGAAGGAACTTTTGGAGGAGGAAGAGCAAAAGCAGAGGGAGGAGGTTGCAAGGCTAGTGGAGGAACGTAGGAGACTGAGAGATGAGAAAATGGATGCTGACAAAGATCATGGCAAAACGTCACCGCCTGTCAAggaaaaagatagaaagaagGAAGCAGAAAAGAAGCGTCAGGAAAGAAGGAAAGATAAGGACAAAGGGTCTAGTAAGAGCAATTCTGATGCAGAAGAGTTAGAGAAGAGAGCAGGTAAGGAAAGTGAGCAAAAACGAGAATTGGAAAAGAAGAGTGAAATTGATCGTCGGGAACATCAGAGATTTGGGACAGATGGCATTAGAGGCCAGAGCGCCGAAACCGGACATGGGATGAAAAATATATCCGCAAACAATTTTAGCCGTGGAAATTATGGAACTAGGTATCTGGATCATATGAGGGGTACgattttttcctcttctagaCCATTTAGTGGTGGTAATCTTTTTGGAAAGGGTATTAATACTCCTGCCACAATTTCAAAGGAAAACAAGTCTAACAGCTCAGTAGATCATGTCCATAATTTTGCTCATAAGAAAGATCTATTTTCACATGAACATGTAGCTGGAAAACTGAGTACAAATGGAGATGACAAGACCATCACTCGCCCT GTGCTATCAGAACCACAACCTAGGGTGACACCAAAAAAATCATGGCAACAATTATTTACTCGATCTTCATCTGTTCCTTTATCAAATCCAAATGTCATAAGCAGACCGAATACAAAGTTCCCAGGCGATGTTCAAAGCCCACAGTTTTGCAGTCAAAAATCATCGACACAATCATATAATAATCCAATAAACTTCGGGCTGCCATCACCATTTACACTGTCTACTTATCCAAATGGATCCACAAGCAGCAGTTTAGGTTTTTCACCTGCAACTGAACCAATCTTTCCTCATTTTCAAGAACCATCGTCTGAATTTATACATGAAGAGCCGGACCTTTTTGAAGACCCATGCTACGTTCCCGATCCAGTATCCTTGCTAGGGCCTGTTTCAGAGTCGCTTGATAATTTTCAGTCAGACCTTGGCACTGGCTTTGCAACAGACATGGGATTGGAAAGGccttattcattaaaaaaattatctgcttcATCTGACGTCAAAAAGCCATCTCCAATTGAGTATCCAATGCCACAAGAAAAGCATAATACTTCTACATGGTTTCCAAGTACCCATAGGACCCAAGATTTGCATACTTTACCTGTTAATGATGCTACTTCAAATGAGGCAGGAACATGGCAAATGTGGAATACTTCTCCTCTTGGTCAGGATGGTCTAGGTTTAGTAGGTGGCCCTGTGAGCTGGCTTTTACCCCCAGAACAGAACAaatcaaaaaaagaagattttgttCATCCTTCTTATAAAACTACAGCTTCACTGTTTTCAAATGAGGACCATGTCCTTTCTGGCATTCATTCTCCTCAGAACGTTTTTCTTGGTAATGGGAATGCTGCGCCATTCAACCCTGTTACTGGTTCAAGTGATAATGACCCCTGGCTACAGAAAGCTTTCTCTCCACCATTGTCAGGAAATGAAAACCATTTTGCTCTCAAACCTCCTGAAGAATCTACAcagaatgaaattatttatcgTAGTCCCAGCTCTGGAAGTAAACATCCATTTGAGGTGTCCCCTGCTAATTGTTGGTCCAA
- the LOC108989964 gene encoding uncharacterized protein LOC108989964, whose product MKAILDGIRLCKRLHLINVIIESDFHIVVDWLCKGKCSVWYLWDFWEALRKELEGLNFVVVHQLREGNSAADFLAREGEMGLNVTYNGNQDFPRYLKGIVRLDFLGIPYLRC is encoded by the coding sequence ATGAAAGCTATTCTGGATGGTATTAGATTGTGTAAACGGCTCCATTTGattaatgtgattattgaaagtgattttCATATTGTTGTTGATTGGCTTTGTAAGGGTAAATGCTCTgtgtggtatctttgggatttttgggaggctTTGCGCAAGGAACTCGAGGGGCTTAATTTTGTTGTGGTTCATCAATTGCGGGAAGGTAACAGTGCAgcggattttcttgctagagaaggAGAAATGGGTTTGAATGTCACGTATAACGGCAATCAAGATTTTCCCAGGTATTTAAAAGGTATTGTGCGGCTGGATTTTCTTGGCATTCCGTACTTGCGTTGTTAG
- the LOC108989952 gene encoding CBL-interacting serine/threonine-protein kinase 14-like, with translation MPDIQIMVQDSASETPSSSTGDPDLSSLEVITLFGKYELGKLLGYGAFAKVYHARNVLTGQSVAIKVVSKRKIVKGGLAENIKREISIMRRLHHPHTVKLFEVLANKSKIFFVMELAKGGELFAKITNGRFSEDLSRRYFQQLISAVGYCHSQGVFHRDIKPENLLLDENWNLKVSDFGLSAVNDQVQPDGMLHTLCGTPAYVAPEILSKKGYDGTKADVWSCGVILYLLNAGYLPFNDPNLMVMYRKINKGDFRFPKWTSPDLRRFISRLLDANPETRITVDEIIRDPWFKKGYKEVEFHDEKDDGFALKDHGDDENSKYVNAFDLISFSTGFDLSGFFNDPETSLGGERFMSEERPERIIQRIGEMSETENVVVRRKDWGAKLEGQNGDLVVTIQIYRLTDSLVVVEIQGRERAVGSGQQIWKDKLRPQLADLIYQRSVSEAGRDGQGPA, from the coding sequence ATGCCGGATATTCAGATCATGGTCCAGGATTCCGCCTCTGAAACTCCGTCTTCGTCGACTGGAGATCCGGACTTGTCCTCTTTGGAGGTGATCACTCTGTTTGGGAAATACGAGCTGGGGAAGCTGCTTGGCTACGGGGCCTTCGCCAAGGTGTACCACGCCAGGAACGTACTTACGGGTCAGAGCGTGGCGATCAAGGTGGTGAGCAAGCGCAAGATTGTCAAGGGTGGTCTAGCtgaaaatattaagcgggaGATTTCCATCATGCGCAGGCTGCACCACCCTCACACCGTAAAGCTCTTCGAGGTCCTCGCCAACAAGTCCAAGATCTTCTTCGTCATGGAGTTAGCCAAAGGCGGCGAGCTCTTCGCCAAGATCACCAATGGACGATTCAGTGAGGATCTCAGCCGTCGTTACTTCCAACAGCTTATCTCCGCCGTCGGATACTGCCACTCTCAAGGTGTCTTTCACCGGGACATCAAGCCCGAGAATCTCCTCCTCGACGAGAACTGGAACCTGAAGGTCTCCGATTTTGGACTTAGCGCCGTCAACGACCAGGTCCAACCGGATGGCATGCTGCACACCCTGTGCGGAACGCCGGCTTACGTCGCGCCAGAGATTCTCTCCAAGAAAGGCTACGACGGTACGAAGGCGGATGTCTGGTCATGCGGCGTCATCCTGTACCTACTGAACGCAGGTTACCTTCCGTTCAACGACCCCAACCTCATGGTAATGTACCGGAAGATCAACAAGGGAGACTTTCGGTTCCCGAAATGGACGTCTCCCGATCTACGCCGCTTCATCTCGCGCCTACTAGACGCTAATCCGGAGACGAGGATCACGGTCGATGAGATCATCCGGGACCCTTGGTTCAAGAAAGGGTATAAGGAGGTTGAGTTCCACGACGAGAAAGATGACGGTTTTGCCCTGAAGGACCACGGGGACGACGAGAACTCCAAGTACGTTAACGCTTTCGATCTGATCTCGTTCTCGACCGGTTTCGACCTGTCCGGTTTCTTCAATGACCCCGAGACTTCGTTGGGCGGGGAGCGATTCATGTCGGAGGAAAGACCGGAGAGGATAATCCAGAGAATCGGAGAGATGTCTGAGACGGAGAATGTGGTGGTGAGGAGAAAGGATTGGGGAGCGAAGCTGGAGGGACAGAATGGCGATCTGGTGGTGACAATCCAGATATACCGGTTAACGGATAGTCTGGTGGTGGTTGAGATACAGGGGAGGGAAAGGGCCGTTGGATCTGGTCAACAAATTTGGAAAGACAAGTTACGGCCACAGCTTGCTGATTTGATCTATCAACGGTCAGTGTCGGAGGCTGGCCGTGATGGTCAAGGTCCTGCGTAA
- the LOC108989978 gene encoding uncharacterized protein LOC108989978 isoform X2, with product MCILCVIQKWSRRVAMMLPWLVIPLIGLWALSQLLPPAFRFEITSPRLACVFVLLITLFWYEILMPQLSAWRVRRSARLREKKRFEAIELQKLRKTATRRCRNCLNPYRDQNPGGGRFMCSYCGHNSKRPVLDLPLLPGVGNNGIIKDWVGKGGSLLNGKVWSENGWMCGQDWSENENWVGGSVLGNSSYWRKNGSDVFGGDEHCLAENSYSGVVICVCKRLTSFFLSIRWLWRKTFRISSSGEDSLTDAEHRAMMANKGENGLNYHESRGEKARRKAEEKRQARLEKELLEEEEQKQREEVARLVEERRRLRDEKMDADKDHGKTSPPVKEKDRKKEAEKKRQERRKDKDKGSSKSNSDAEELEKRAGKESEQKRELEKKSEIDRREHQRFGTDGIRGQSAETGHGMKNISANNFSRGNYGTRYLDHMRGTIFSSSRPFSGGNLFGKGINTPATISKENKSNSSVDHVHNFAHKKDLFSHEHVAGKLSTNGDDKTITRPVLSEPQPRVTPKKSWQQLFTRSSSVPLSNPNVISRPNTKFPGDVQSPQFCSQKSSTQSYNNPINFGLPSPFTLSTYPNGSTSSSLGFSPATEPIFPHFQEPSSEFIHEEPDLFEDPCYVPDPVSLLGPVSESLDNFQSDLGTGFATDMGLERPYSLKKLSASSDVKKPSPIEYPMPQEKHNTSTWFPSTHRTQDLHTLPVNDATSNEAGTWQMWNTSPLGQDGLGLVGGPVSWLLPPEQNKSKKEDFVHPSYKTTASLFSNEDHVLSGIHSPQNVFLGNGNAAPFNPVTGSSDNDPWLQKAFSPPLSGNENHFALKPPEESTQNEIIYRSPSSGSKHPFEVSPANCWSKVDWTVQGSGEGAGNTSVARHPIGVYFPPKMYSHFGDSIENSERVGGT from the exons ATGTGTATACTGTGTGTGATTCAGAAGTGGTCTCGCCGGGTCGCTATGATGCTACCTTGGTTAGTTATTCCACTCATAGGACTTTGGGCTCTCTCTCAGCTTTTACCGCCCGCATTTCGTTTTGAGATTACGTCGCCAAGGTTGGCCTGCGTGTTCGTGCTTTTGATTACTCTCTTTTGGTATGAGATTTTGATGCCTCAGCTGTCAGCCTGGCGGGTTCGCAGGAGTGCACGGCTCAGGGAGAAGAAGAGGTTTGAAGCAATAGAATTGCAGAAGCTTCGGAAAACCGCGACTAGGCGGTGCAGAAACTGCTTGAATCCCTATAGGGATCAGAATCCAGGTGGTGGCCGTTTTATGTGTTCATATTGTGGGCATAATTCGAAGCGGCCAGTTCTGGACTTGCCTCTACTGCCTGGTGTGGGAAATAACGGGATTATTAAGGATTGGGTTGGAAAAGGAGGGAGCTTATTGAATGGTAAGGTGTGGTCTGAAAATGGATGGATGTGTGGTCAGGATTGGTCGGAGAATGAAAATTGGGTCGGTGGGTCTGTTTTAGGAAACTCTAGTTATTGGAGGAAGAATGGGAGTGATGTTTTTGGAGGAGATGAACATTGTTTGGCAGAGAATTCTTACTCAGGAGTTGTTATTTGTGTGTGCAAGCGGCTGACATCTTTTTTCTTGAGCATTAGGTGGCTTTGGAGAAAGACTTTTAGGATTAGTTCATCTGGGGAAGATAGTTTGACTGATGCTGAGCATCGGGCTATGATGGCTAATAAGGGCGAGAATGGGTTGAACTATCATGAAAGTAGAGGAGAGAAAGCACGCAGAAAAGCTGAAGAGAAGAGACAGGCTAGGTTAGAGAAGGAACTTTTGGAGGAGGAAGAGCAAAAGCAGAGGGAGGAGGTTGCAAGGCTAGTGGAGGAACGTAGGAGACTGAGAGATGAGAAAATGGATGCTGACAAAGATCATGGCAAAACGTCACCGCCTGTCAAggaaaaagatagaaagaagGAAGCAGAAAAGAAGCGTCAGGAAAGAAGGAAAGATAAGGACAAAGGGTCTAGTAAGAGCAATTCTGATGCAGAAGAGTTAGAGAAGAGAGCAGGTAAGGAAAGTGAGCAAAAACGAGAATTGGAAAAGAAGAGTGAAATTGATCGTCGGGAACATCAGAGATTTGGGACAGATGGCATTAGAGGCCAGAGCGCCGAAACCGGACATGGGATGAAAAATATATCCGCAAACAATTTTAGCCGTGGAAATTATGGAACTAGGTATCTGGATCATATGAGGGGTACgattttttcctcttctagaCCATTTAGTGGTGGTAATCTTTTTGGAAAGGGTATTAATACTCCTGCCACAATTTCAAAGGAAAACAAGTCTAACAGCTCAGTAGATCATGTCCATAATTTTGCTCATAAGAAAGATCTATTTTCACATGAACATGTAGCTGGAAAACTGAGTACAAATGGAGATGACAAGACCATCACTCGCCCT GTGCTATCAGAACCACAACCTAGGGTGACACCAAAAAAATCATGGCAACAATTATTTACTCGATCTTCATCTGTTCCTTTATCAAATCCAAATGTCATAAGCAGACCGAATACAAAGTTCCCAGGCGATGTTCAAAGCCCACAGTTTTGCAGTCAAAAATCATCGACACAATCATATAATAATCCAATAAACTTCGGGCTGCCATCACCATTTACACTGTCTACTTATCCAAATGGATCCACAAGCAGCAGTTTAGGTTTTTCACCTGCAACTGAACCAATCTTTCCTCATTTTCAAGAACCATCGTCTGAATTTATACATGAAGAGCCGGACCTTTTTGAAGACCCATGCTACGTTCCCGATCCAGTATCCTTGCTAGGGCCTGTTTCAGAGTCGCTTGATAATTTTCAGTCAGACCTTGGCACTGGCTTTGCAACAGACATGGGATTGGAAAGGccttattcattaaaaaaattatctgcttcATCTGACGTCAAAAAGCCATCTCCAATTGAGTATCCAATGCCACAAGAAAAGCATAATACTTCTACATGGTTTCCAAGTACCCATAGGACCCAAGATTTGCATACTTTACCTGTTAATGATGCTACTTCAAATGAGGCAGGAACATGGCAAATGTGGAATACTTCTCCTCTTGGTCAGGATGGTCTAGGTTTAGTAGGTGGCCCTGTGAGCTGGCTTTTACCCCCAGAACAGAACAaatcaaaaaaagaagattttgttCATCCTTCTTATAAAACTACAGCTTCACTGTTTTCAAATGAGGACCATGTCCTTTCTGGCATTCATTCTCCTCAGAACGTTTTTCTTGGTAATGGGAATGCTGCGCCATTCAACCCTGTTACTGGTTCAAGTGATAATGACCCCTGGCTACAGAAAGCTTTCTCTCCACCATTGTCAGGAAATGAAAACCATTTTGCTCTCAAACCTCCTGAAGAATCTACAcagaatgaaattatttatcgTAGTCCCAGCTCTGGAAGTAAACATCCATTTGAGGTGTCCCCTGCTAATTGTTGGTCCAA